In one Podarcis muralis chromosome 7, rPodMur119.hap1.1, whole genome shotgun sequence genomic region, the following are encoded:
- the CFAP20 gene encoding cilia- and flagella-associated protein 20: MFKNTFQSGFLSVLYSIGSKPLQIWDKKVRNGHIKRITDNDIQSLVLEIEGTNVSTTYITCPADPKKTLGIKLPFLVMIIKNLKKYFTFEVQVLDDKNVRRRFRASNYQSTTRVKPFICTMPMRLDDGWNQIQFNLSDFTRRAYGTNYIETLRVQIHANCRIRRIYFSDRLYSEDELPAEFKLYIPVQNKAKQ, translated from the exons atgtTCAAGAACACGTTCCAGAGCGGCTTCCTATCCGTGCTCTACAGCATCGGGAGCAAACCGCTGCAGATCTGGGACAAGAAG GTGCGGAATGGCCACATCAAAAGAATTACAGATAATGATATTCAGTCATTGGTGTTGGAGATTGAAGGGACCAATGTCAG TACCACATACATCACGTGTCCTGCTGACCCAAAGAAGACGCTGGGGATCAAATTACCCTTTCTGGTGATGATAATCAAGAACCTGAAGAAATACTTCACCTTTGAAGTACAG GTGTTAGATGATAAAAATGTGCGCCGACGGTTCCGTGCCAGCAATTACCAGAGCACCACCCGTGTCAAGCCTTTCATCTGCACCATGCCTATGCGCCTGGATGATGGCTGGAACCAGATCCAATTCAACCTCTCTGACTTCACTCGACGAGCGTATGGTACCAACTACATTGAAACCCTGAGAGTCCAG ATCCACGCAAACTGTCGCATCCGCAGAATTTATTTCTCTGACAGACTCTACTCTGAGGATGAGCTTCCTGCTGAGTTCAAGCTTTATATCCCAGTCCAGAACAAGGCCAAG CAATGA